One region of Triticum aestivum cultivar Chinese Spring chromosome 6B, IWGSC CS RefSeq v2.1, whole genome shotgun sequence genomic DNA includes:
- the LOC123139777 gene encoding uncharacterized protein — protein sequence MEWVLGGRSSHPGSSTPFVPAAARPFCRAPCLSLAAPADTGVRRAQIAAEAANREEAEKALRARAGALPRGQHGGGAVADRQGPADLPLAPRCRAHARRLRRPRRRGRDPAPRGLLGRCHRHGPVRLRLRLCREEAVPVPVPRHPPRQEPLRRRRGRLQAARTGLRRPLLLLRRWPRPLLQQRRHHRGLRARVVPVSPRGPLAALDRLIDRGSKPANSSDLTTTAAAMFGVDEARRHATDQHQSGLRLDLSQLILSDKKDQIGVIGVWGTSGTVGHTSIIFDAYENPNIKVKFPSRAWLRVTRPFHRKQFVRSIVEQFRATTIGVVDFLLEAEGEKTWHELAHEYSEYVSKKWYLIVLAVTIHH from the exons ATGGAGTGGGTTCTTGGAGGAAGATCGTCACACCCGGGCTCT TCAACGCCGTTTGTACCCGCTGCTGCTCGCCCGTTCTGCCGCGCGCCGTGCCTGTCGCTCGCAGCGCCCGCAGACACAGGCGTACGACGAGCGCAGATTGCGGCGGAGGCGGCCAACAGGGAGGAGGCCGAGAAGGCGCTCCGAGCGCGCGCAGGAGCACTTCCTCGCGGGCAACATGGCGGGGGCGCGGTTGCTGACCGCCAAGGCCCGGCGGATCTCCCCCTCGCTCCCCGATGCCGCGCACACGCTCGCCGCCTACGACGTCCACGCCGCCGCGGCCGGGACCCAGCACCGCGCGGGCTACTGGGACGATGTCATCGGCATGGCCctgtccgcctccgcctccgcctctgccGTGAAGAGGCAGTTCCGGTGCCTGTCCCTCGTCATCCACCCCGACAAGaaccgctccgccgccgccgagggCGCCTTCAAGCTGCACGGACAGGCCTGCGACGCCCTCTCCTTCTGCTCCGGCGCTGGCCACGTCCCCTACTACAgcagcgccgccaccaccgcggccTCCGCGCACGAGTGGTACCGGTCTCACCACGCGGGCCGCTCGCAGCGCTCGACCGCCTCATCGACCGTGGATCAAAACCCGCTAATTCTTCTGACCTCACAACCACCGCTGCTGCCATGTTCGGCGTTGATGAAGCAAGAAGGCATGCTACAGATCAGCACCAATCAGGATTAAGGTTGGATCTTTCCCAGCTGATCCTCAGCGACAAGAAAGACCAAATTGGAGTGATCGGAGTGTGGGGAACAAGTGGCACGGTTGGGCATACCTCCATCATCTTTGATGCTTACGAGAATCCAAATATCAAAGTCAAATTCCCATCCCGAGCGTGGCTTAGGGTGACACGCCCTTTCCACCGGAAACAATTTGTCCGGAGTATAGTGGAACAGTTTCGAGCAACCACCATAGGGGTGGTTGATTTTCTGCTGGAGGCAGAGGGGGAGAAGACTTGGCATGAGTTGGCACATGAGTACAGTGAATATGTCAGCAAGAAGTGGTACCTGATTGTGCTTGCCGTGACTATCCACCATTGA